The following coding sequences lie in one Labrus bergylta chromosome 13, fLabBer1.1, whole genome shotgun sequence genomic window:
- the rgcc gene encoding regulator of cell cycle RGCC, with amino-acid sequence MKSPKLRAQAKFVNEEDLDDVLCEFDAVIEDFTSPVEKRHFRYDEHLKTVKRRSCASVSDSGISDSESAESLNRNSFSFSDERLDSPTVLSPTNSSPPLMSPKPKLGDTKELEDFIADLDRTLESM; translated from the exons ATGAAGTCACCAAAACTGAGAGCCCAag cgAAGTTCGTCAACGAGGAGGACCTGGACGACGTGCTGTGCGAGTTCGACGCGGTGATCGAAGACTTCACGTCGCCGGTGGAGAAGCGTCACTTCAGGTACGACGAGCACCTGAAGAcggtgaagaggaggagctgcgCGAGCGTCAGCGACAGCGGCATCAGCGACTCAGAGA gTGCAGAGTCTCTCAACAGAAACAGCTTCAGCTTCAGTGACGAGAGGCTCGACTCCCCCACCGTGCTCTCCCCCACCaactcctcacctcctctcatgTCACCAAAAC CCAAACTGGGCGACACTAAAGAGCTGGAGGACTTCATCGCCGACCTCGATAGGACATTAGAGA GCATGTGA